One Vigna unguiculata cultivar IT97K-499-35 chromosome 7, ASM411807v1, whole genome shotgun sequence genomic region harbors:
- the LOC114191534 gene encoding light-inducible protein CPRF2-like translates to MDRVFSVDEISDHFWPSPPIPVSAADEASKMSRSASEWAFQRFLQEASAPSPPSPSSATKAAPAAAPDVVFVEIDDHPKPAPAPPQNAAVLPNAPVPVPLDSDEYQAFLKSKLNLACQAVAMTRASLAKSQEPTPFSDGGSQPIDPSQVGSQTTSKGSIPSGNDPSKLQDKDTKVPVGVPSIPSTQKKPVVAVRPSTSGSSRELSDDDDAEGETSMNDMDPADAKRVRRMLSNRESARRSRRRKQAHLTDLETQVSQLRGENSTLLKRLTDVSQKYSESAVDNRVLKADVETLRAKVKMAEETVKRITGLNPMVHAMSGMPLFDGRSPSDTSADAAVPVQDDHHHFYQPTSNTPIPSHDPIVNDGLGGMSSIENVQQQNSAAVAGGNKMGQTGSLQRVASLEHLQKRIRGGVDSCGPPSNGEQ, encoded by the exons ATGGATAGGGTGTTCTCAGTCGATGAAATCTCCGATCACTTCTGGCCATCGCCGCCGATCCCCGTCTCCGCCGCCGATGAGGCCTCCAAGATGAGCCGCAGCGCCTCCGAGTGGGCCTTCCAACGCTTTCTCCAGGAAGCTTCCGCACCCTCTCCTCCCTCTCCTTCCTCCGCCACCAAGGCTGCTCCTGCCGCCGCCCCTGACGTCGTCTTTGTCGAGATCGACGATCATCCCAAACCTGCCCCTGCTCCTCCCCAGAACGCCGCCGTTTTGCCCAATGCCCCTGTTCCCGTACCCCTTGACTCTGATGAGTACCAGGCCTTCCTCAAGAGCAAGCTCAATCTTGCATGCCAAGCTGTCGCCATGACTAGG GCATCTTTGGCTAAATCTCAAGAGCCAACCCCTTTTTCTGATGGTGGATCACAGCCTATCGATCCTTCTCAAGTTGGATCTCAGACTACATCTAAAG GATCTATTCCTTCTGGAAATGATCCATCTAAGTTACAAGATAAAGATACGAAAGTACCAGTTGGGGTGCCTTCCATACCTTCCACGCAAAAGAAACCTGTTGTTGCAGTTAGGCCATCAACAAGTGGATCATCAAGAGAACTGtcagatgatgatgatgctgAGGGAGAGACATCTATGAATGACATGGACCCAGCTGATGCAAAAAGAGTAAGGAG GATGCTATCCAATAGGGAGTCTGCACGGCGCTCTAGAAGAAGAAAGCAGGCTCATTTAACTGACCTAGAAACACAG GTTTCTCAATTAAGAGGTGAAAATTCTACCTTGTTGAAGCGCCTTACTGATGTAAGCCAGAAATACAGTGAATCTGCTGTTGACAACAGAGTTTTAAAAGCTGATGTGGAAACATTAAGAGCAAAG gTGAAGATGGCTGAAGAGACCGTGAAAAGAATTACCGGGTTGAACCCAATGGTTCATGCGATGTCTGGCATGCCATTATTTGATGGAAGAAGCCCTTCAGACACTTCAGCTGATGCAGCTGTTCCTGTGCAAGATGATCATCATCACTTCTATCAACCCACATCTAATACTCCTATTCCCAGTCATGATCCGATAGTGAACGATGGGTTGGGGGGCATGTCTTCAATTGAAAATGTGCAGCAGCAGAACTCTGCAGCAGTGGCAGGTGGGAACAAGATGGGTCAAACTGGTTCCCTGCAGCGGGTAGCTAGCTTGGAACATCTTCAGAAGCGGATTCGTGGTGGTGTGGATTCCTGTGGACCTCCCTCTAATGGGGAGCAGTAA